GAAGATCGACAGCGGAATCGAGATCGCGATGATCAGCGTGCTGCGCCAGTTGCCGAGAAACAGCAGGATCATCATCGCGGTCAGCACGGCCGCGATCAGCGCCTCGTGGATCACGCCCTGCACGGCGGCGTTCACGAACACCGACTGGTCGAACAGCGGCGTGATCGTCAGCCCTTCGGGCAGCGTCGGCTCGACGCGCGGCAGCAGCGCCTTCAGGTCGGAGACGACTTTCAGCGTCGACGCGTCGCCGCTCTTCTGGATCGATACCAGCACGCCGCGCTGGCCGTTCTGCCGGACGACGTTGGTCTGCGGCGAGAACCCGTCGCGCACCGACGCGACTTCGCCGAGATAGGTCGTCGCGCCGTTCACGGTCTGGATCGGCAGGTGCGTGATGTCGGCGATCGTGTCGGCCGACGCGTTCGTGTCGATCCGGTATTCGGTCGGGCCCATCTTCGCGGTGCCGGTCGGCAGCGTCAGGTTCTGGGCGTTCACGGCATTGACGACGTCGGCCGGCGTCAGGCCCTTCGCGCGCAGCGCCTGCGGATCGATGTCGATCGCGACGACGCGCGTGCGGCCGCCGTACGGAAACGGAATCTGCGCGCCCGGAATCGTGATCAGCTGCGGGCGCAGGAAATTCAGCGCGATGTCGCCGAGCGACTGCTCGCTGAGCGTCTTGCTCGACAGCCCGAGCTGGATCACCGGAATGCTCGACGCGGAATACGTGATCACGAGCGGCGGCGTCGCGCCCTGCGGCATTTGCCGGACGATCGCCTGCGCCGACGCGACCGTCTGCGCGATCGCGGTCTGCACGTTGGCGCCGGGCTGCAGGAACACCTTGACGACCGCGATGCCCGGCAGCGACGTCGACTCGATGTGCTGGATGTTGTTGACGGTCGTCGTCAGCGAGCGTTCGTGCACGGACGTGATGCGGTCGCTCATCTCCTTCGCGGAGAAGCCGTTGTACGACCAGATCACGCTGACCACCGGAATGTTGATCGACGGCAGCACGTCGACGGGCGTGCGCATCAGCGCAAGCGGCGTGGCCAGCACGATCATGATGGCCATCACGATGAACGTGTACGGGCGCCTGAGCGCGAGATTGACGATCCACATGGAGGGGAGGCGGGCAGGCGGCGGTCAGGCGGCGATGACGGGAACCCGAATGATAGGGGCGCACGCGCGACGGTTTGCTGGCGCGAAACTGGCGCAGCCGTCAGTTTCGCGCGCGATGCGCCGGCCGGCGTCGATCGCTTGCACGGTCAGATCTGTTCGAGCCCGACACGCGCGAGCGCGGCCGGATCGACGACGTCGATCTGGTTGTACGCGAGCCGCAGCACGCCGCGTCGTTCGAGCTGCTGCAGCGCCTGGTTGATCCGCTGCCGCGACACGCCGACGAGCATCCCGAGCTCCTCTTGCGAGATCGCGAGCGAGCGGCCGGTGTCGGGATACAGATCGGGGTTGAACAGCTGCGCGAGCGCTTGCGCGACGCGCGCGTCGACGTCGAGCAGCCGGCTGTTCTGGATCGACGCGATGAACTCGCCCATCCGGTTGTTCAGCTGATGAATTACGAAGCGCGTAAACGGCAGGCTGCTGCCGAGCAGCGCGTGGAACGTGTCGGCCGGCACGAACAGCACGGTCGAGCGCTGGATCGCGACGACTTCGTACTTGCGCGGCTCGCGCTTGATCACGCTGCCTTCGCCGAACCAGCCGCCGGACGGCACGCCGGAAAACGTGCAGCCGCGCCCCGACGCGTTGAAGATCGCGAGCTTCAGCAGCCCGCGGTGTACGCCGATCCAGTATTCGGACGGCG
The sequence above is a segment of the Burkholderia multivorans ATCC BAA-247 genome. Coding sequences within it:
- a CDS encoding Crp/Fnr family transcriptional regulator; translated protein: MHDASDACLRTADLPAETGPLPPLSALFGACAWFRALAPADQARVLAQSRAERHDAGSVIAQRLAPSEYWIGVHRGLLKLAIFNASGRGCTFSGVPSGGWFGEGSVIKREPRKYEVVAIQRSTVLFVPADTFHALLGSSLPFTRFVIHQLNNRMGEFIASIQNSRLLDVDARVAQALAQLFNPDLYPDTGRSLAISQEELGMLVGVSRQRINQALQQLERRGVLRLAYNQIDVVDPAALARVGLEQI